ATGTAGTGCTGGTCTTTGGTAAACCTTTGTTCCAATAAGAAAATGAAAGGGTCAAACTCTATGTCAAAACCTAAAATTGTTTTCCAAGTCTTCCTTAATGCATTTACAAATGTCTGTAGTTTGGGACAGTCCCAGAAACAGTCCCTCTTTTTTATTtagctttttaatgtttttaagtaAAGCACTTTTAAATGTCTTGCACATGAAATGTACCTTACCTCTCAGGTACATGTATGGTGATTGGCTGCATGATCTATCCTGATGGCTGGGACTCAGACGAAGTGAAGCGCATGTGCGGCCAGCGGACCGACAAATACACTTTGGGCAACTGCACAGTGCGCTGGGCCTACATCCTcgccatcatcagcatcatgGATTCCCTGGTTCTGTCCTTCCTCGCATTCAGTCTGGGCAACCGGCAGGACAAGCTGCTGCCGGAGGACTTCCAGGTGGAGGAAAAAGGTAAGGGAGGAGGCATGGGGAAGGGGAAGGAAGACAGGATGTGGAAAGCTTTGGTGAAAATTTGTAAAAGACTATAGGAACCAGGGAAAAGaattcaaaaggaaaaaaagggggggggggtgggagtTTCTTTTCTCAAGACTGTCTAGTTGTAAATGCAAACCCCTCAAACCACAGACTAAATTCATTGCCTGAGCTGATGATTCCATTTTGAGTAATTATGCTTTTCTCCTCCTATAGATGAGCAATAGACCCGTGATGAACAACGTGACAAGATAGCTGAGAATTTATGAGGAATGCAACCGACTGGGTTGAATGCATTCAAACATACTCCGACACATCATGAGTCAGTGACAAactgtggaagaaaaaaaaaaagttgatcgTTTCCATAAAAttatgtcagatttatttattcttttgggGTGTTTTTAATAGACTATTGTTGCAGAAATAGTCCTGTGTGTGAATACCATTTGAATTCTGAGCAGATTTATGATTATGTAATCAAGAGCATTTACAGCTGAAAAGATGCATAACATTTTTTGTCTCACTGTCTGAAGTTAAATCAGACTAAACTTCTCCTGTTTCAGGTCGGTCAGGATTACCGaaattatttaattgttttaaatGCCACAATAATGATATAGAGAATTTCTTAGAAAATGTTACATTACTTTACTTCGTTTGAAATCATGGGAAAATCGAAAGAAATCAGCCAAAAAATCAGGGAGAGAATTGTGGAGCTCAACAAATCTGGTTCATCCATGGTGCAATTTCCAAATGCTTGATGGTGCCATGTTCATCTGTTCAAACAATTATACATCCACAGTGAAACGAGTCCTGCACTGACATGGCCTGAAAGGCCATTTCACGAGAGAGAAACAATTACTCCTtaagaaacataaaaaagcCAGATTACAGTTTGCAAAAAGACACCAAGACAAAGACCTTAACTTCTGGAGACATGTCCTGTGGTCTGATGAAATTAaaattgagcttttttttttgccataatGACCAATGTTACATttggaggaaaaaggaggaagctTGTAGACCTGAGAACTCCATACCGACCCTGAAGCACAGAGGTGGGAGTATCATGTTGTGGGGCTGTTTTGCTGCAACAGCAACTGGAGCTCTTCATAAAATAGGCCGCATCATGAAGAAAGAACATTACATGGAAATATTAAGGCAACATCTCAAGACATCAGCCAGGAAGCTAAAACGCGGGCACAAATTGGCCTTCCAAATGACAATGACCCTAAGCATACTGCCAGCATAGTTAAAAAGGGGCTTGAGGACAACAAAGTCAATGTTTTGGAATGGCCATCACCTGACTCAGTTACACCAGTTCTGTCAGGAGGAATGGGCCAGAACTCTGTCAGTGTCAGAAGCTTGTGGAAGGTAACCCAAAACATTAGACTCTAGTCAGCAGTTCAAAGGTAATGCTACTAAATACGAAGGAAATGTATGTAAACTTCTGACCTCAAAGAAAGTAACATAAAATTCTTTAAGAAATTCTCTCTTTATTCTGGCATTAAGCAAAATGTCCTGACCAACTTGAAAAAGGAGAAGTTTAGTATGATTTGACTTCAGACAGTGAGACAAAAATGTTGCGtctttttgcagtgtatgtaaACTTCTGGTTTCAACTGTACTTAAATACTAaagtattattaaaaaaaaaaaaaaaaaaaaaccctttaaGGCCTGACATTTGGAATAAtacacagaaaaaagaaaacattttttaaaagtatTTATTATATAGAGGTCAAAAACCTCCCAATTTTGTCTTTAAAATTTTTTACATACATTTTCTAAGTATTAATTTGTTGGGTAATCTTTAGTATTTGTTTTGTTCCAGCTTTGCTTTATATTTCTAGTTTCATTTCTGATACTAAATACTGTAGCTCCTGTGACTATTTGTTACATAATTGATAACTAGACGTTTAATACTCCTGTTGCAGGCtcatcaaaaataaaaacattttgaaaacattttCCAACTTTAACGGCAAAAGTTTAAATGATTGTTTTTGAACCTTTTGTGTCTTCTGATGATCAAAGCAGCAGACGTGATTTAATTTCAGATGTCATTCAATTCATGAGTCTCACACCTATATGACTTTGGGAATTCTGTAAATGATTTAACATCTctctaaaaaaaatgtgtgaatctttttttttttcccctcctgtcTTAACTGTTACGCAGTCAGATACTACTTCTGCACAAACCACTTGTAGCCGCCATGTTAACACATAGTGGCACAATAAAGCTTCTGAATGATttctgttttaaatgttaaaaaactAAGCAAACagattttgaaaaatgtttatTCTTATTATGTACAGGAAGAAGTAAACAAAGAAGGAAGACATGGACATAAGCTCATAGAAAAAGCAAGCATGGGATTCagttattatttgtattcagtaaaatctttttttcccccaaaccaGCATGTCCCTGTGAAGCAGAAAACCTTGTGAACTTCAAACAAAGGTGATCATCTGATAATGATTGAAACTTTGTTCAAAAACCACTGAAGTAGTATTTCTTAAGCCCTTTAGATTGCGCTCCTGCTCACCGTCTTGTTCAGAAACTGCCGACTCCTGGTTACACCATTTTTGTACGCTCAACGTTCATGTGGGAAATGATGAAGCCTCTCCAAAAAGGAAACAGCATTCTTTTAATTTATCCGTCAACTATTCAGTCAGAAGAGAGAATCTGATTTGTGATCACACCGTGTTGAACCAAAACGCCTTAATTGATAGAATGCAAAATAATACAGAAGCTAGAAAACACTATTTTCAGCAAGACGGTACCTGAACTAATGGCGTGGTTCCCAGAGCACAACTGTATGAATCTCCTTGGTGAACGATACATGGAAAGTAAACTTTCTACCCTGGTGCATTCTCTGCACAAATGTACAAAACAtatctatttgtctatgaagatcAATGCAACTTATCGGTGCTTTTTAAAAAGGTGACTATTAGCTCTTCATTCCAATTAGCACTATGAAGCAATTAAGTTTGAGAACACTGTTTAAAACCAAATGCATCAAAGCTGGAAAAATAAAGTCTGGGAGACAGACAAATTTGGCTCCTCTGTGAACTGAGATAACATTTCTTACATTTATTCCAAGCTTTCTTTCTGTTAGtattctttcttgtttttgtaaaagaaaaaaagaaactgatttTAAATCGGACAGTGAATAATGAGCAGTTGAGACATCTGCAGTAAGGAAAACAAATGaacttgattgattgattctaTGCAGGCCACATAAAGATGAGCCATAAATACAAGAGAACCTAACGCTCCTTCTATAAAAGGTGAGATCTATAAGAGGAGAAAGACTTGGCAGCACTTCCTCTCTCGATCGTTTTAGGTGTATGCAGGAAGGCTGAGACATGACAATTTGGTGCAGGCACGATGAATGTTTACCGTACGCGTTCAAGTTCAGAGCTTTAAAACTAAATTGATCCTTTCACAATATGAGGGTGTGACATCAAGCATGGGCAGCCTCTAGGAAGTGAGCCATGGATGGGAGAGGCATTGGGCCGCAGTGGCCCTCCTTTCAGGCACCAGGTCTAGCATGGGCAGAAGGAAGCTGCTGAACGTGTTGGCTTCCTCTTTGGACCACTCGTACTTTTCCATCAAGACGTCGAACAGACCCCACGGCTTCAGCTTGGTGATGTGACGCAGGTCACCTAAAAGAAACACGTATAACAACTTAATTACAGAGATGAATCTCACAAAAGGACCAGAAGAGAGTGGCAGTCTTGCAGCACGCTGCAGTGTTTCTAAAAAGGATAAATCCCCACTCCTGCTTCTGTGAACCTGAAACAGCAGCATTTAATTTGGAAGTTTCTGCTCTGAAATGAGCAGATGGTTGCTCCCTTGAGCTGTCAGGTGTTTAGACTGAAATAGAAACTCACGGACCAAATAGTGGTGCATGATTCAAAAGTGTTAACTGAACGCAGCAACAGCAGGCAGCTGGTAGCGGGTGGATGTGTTTACCTTTCTTGGTGAAAAACTCCTTGGAGTATTTGCCCGCCAAGATCAGCTTCCGTGGAACTTTACCAAGCAGCTCGATGATCAGCGCTATGTGGTCTGCAGGGAAACAAATGTGATGAAGTGCACAGTAACCTGCAGTATTAAAACACCTACACTAATATATCTGACAAAAATTGTAAGAAAAGATGAGAGCTGCTCAGATTTTTTGTGGCTTCAAATGTATATGCATAATTTAAATTTCACTGCTTTTTCTTcctgcacaaaaacaaaacaaacaaaaaaaaaaaacatctgatgtTTTGGCAACACTAACCTTCATCCCTGGAGTAGTCGTCTCCAGAGTGGGGTTCAAACAGATAATCTCCAGTTGCAAGCTCGAATGCCTGAGGAAACAGACAAACAACAAGTCAACAACAAATACATGTGTGGATTTAATTACAGATACATTGACTAGTATGACAAATTTAAAAAGCAAGGTAATGTGGACATTCAGTCGTGACTTCAACTAATCTGAATCTACATTTCCCTCAAAAACAGTGTTTCGGAGTCACTGTTGTGAGATGACAGAAAGTTGCGACACTATTGACAAGGCATCTGTCAAATGTGGCCAGTTATTATTACTGACCCTGAATGCATCTTAAAGTTCAAATATTTCcagttttttgtgtgtatttcttTAGGTAATtagcacattttgaggtatatgAGTCTGTCTTACATTCAAAACACTATTGGTTTAATCTTTTCTTTGAAGGGAACATCATTTTCACAGCAAACATTCTTCTGTAttgaacaagactaaaatgtgttatggttatggtttaaGTTGCTACATTTCTCACCATAATGTAGTTCTCTAAAAAATGAAGGGCTGTGCTGTAGGAATATTgttgtttctttaattttttgttttaaagtgtGAACTACTGCCAACTAATTATATTGCAAAGGAATCCCTctaaggcaggggtcggcaacccaaaatgttgaaagagccatattggaccaaaaacacaaaaaacaaatatgtctggagccgcaaaaaatgaagtcttgtataagcctgagaatgaaggcaaatggcgaaagtcgaaatgtcgaggaaatagtcaaaatttcaagaaaaagttgaaatgttgagaagtcaaaatttcgagaaagaaaaaaaagaaaaaaggaaaaaagaagaaaaaagagggggaaaaaaaaaaaaaaaaaagttctaaaGTTTCCAGGACATGAGCCCAATCACACAGAGAACACCAGAGTTAACTAAAGCTCATTACCAACACTGACATACAAGCGCTGAACAAGTAATTATATATCAATATCATAAAACGCAATTTTGTAATGGCAATGAGCAATTACCAAGTTATCACGTGATGCGAGAGTGAGCAGAGGACTGCTTCAATTTCGCATGCTGAGCTTTAAATATGTTGCGCTAATTAACCAAGCTAGATCAGCTGAAACTTTAGTCTCCAAGAGTAACGGCACATCCAATgacagattattattatttttttttttaaagagatgcTGAGCAGTGTCATGTGTTTAGAGCAGGCCGTGCTAACGTTGCTAATTCACAAATACAATTACAAACGTGTTCcagcacttaaaaaaaaaaaaaagagaaatattttaaatatgcaattaaaacattttcaacaaTTAAGCCAATGAACCTCCTTGATGGTTACTTTATCTCGTAGTGGGATGTTGATTACTAAGAACTTAATCTTAGGATCCGAGCTCTGATTAAAACCACAATACTCTTCAGTGTGATGCTGATTTATCccccttttttaaaatgtacCTTCACGTGAGTAAGGGAGATCGTAACTCGTCAGTCTCCATTCACTGCTCAAACTAGGATTAAATTAACTCTGGGGCACATTcaatttcttttattatttgatttGTGAACATCTTAAATAGTtcaatttaactgtattttaattGGTCCCAATATTAAATATTTTGCAAAACTAGAATTTTTATTAAGATTAATCAATTAACTCTTTCAAATATGAATAACCTTAATTGTTTTGCTGGTACTTTTATATTTATACTTTATGTCTTTGAGGTAGATTTGTTGGTTGGTGGTGTTGAAGTTATCTGGTTAAAAATgtctaataaaaaaagaaaaaggcattAGTTATACTATTAATAGTctgtatattgtatttaatAACTAAATTAAAGGATGCAAGACTTGAAACAAAGATGCCTAGTCTTTGGGATGAACATTTTATACTAAATGTATAAAACATTGTGTTAGTATTAAGATCACCCTTtagggtttttttctttgttttttctttaaaaggtGGTGCGGGGGCGACGGGTGGATATTGAATCAGAATACTGGGGGGGGAATTACAATTCCAAAATTGTACCTCCCTATGTCATACCCATCCTCACAGAAATGGAGTTCAGGCTTTTGTTGAGCTTGCTGGTGCAATGACAGTCTGACCGTCTCTCATCATTTGCATGACAGCGCATCCCTCTGTTGTCttggggctgtgtgtgtgtgtgtgtgtgtgtgtgtgtgtgtgtgtgtgtgtgtgtgtgtgtgtgtgtgtgtacataaacATGTCTGTTTTACCATGCAGGCTGTGCTCCAGATGTCTGCTGGAGTGCTGTAGCCAGATCCAATCAACACCTCAAGTGAACGGTACTGCCGTGTCTGGATGTCATCTGTGAAATGTTTATGCTgcaaaaaagaagggagaaattGTGAATGATGCAGCAGTCTAAACTGACTTCAAACTAAATATTAAAGGGCAACATTTTTACGTGTTTAAGaataattagtgatgcaccgattgttcagtaaccgaaattgttcggccgaaaatggcaaaaaaacacttccggtgttcggtggaataagtgggaaaaaaaacgaacaattaataacagcgttgtaaaataaggaaatagactggccgctccgtcccgtaacgttgcgcactacataaatcgttggccaaccaaaaactaaccccataagaattttacctaacattcaccaggaggtggaaccaaaacaacataatgctgggaaattaaaaaaatttcatttttttatgttcaataaatattttttaccttgtcattttgtaaaagatttttttctttgaaaagcatgcctaaatcaaatgtatttgattcatgcaatggtgaaaaaattggcaaaataaatgaaaaacagctgaaccatgttcggtattgttcggtattcggccaagtgtttattattattttcggtttcggtttcggccacaaattttcatttcggtgcatcactaagaATAATAAAAGAGCCAGGACATATAAGCAATAACCCACAAGACTAAAACCAGTACACCTCATTATTAATGACCAAAAAGAGCCTTGAAACCCAAGGAACACAACTAAAAAGTGCAAGACATGATCTGGGCAGTGTGTTTAAGGAGTGCTTTATGGAGCCCCATCCTGCAACCCAAAGGATGTGCTACCAACTTCCCAGTCTCATGCAAGACAGAGGGCCTGTAGAGTCCATGATTCTACAGCTTAGAGGTGCAGTGGTGTCACAAGACAAACAAAATGTAATTAGTTGAATGCTGTGTCTGACTGGTGTGTATTTTTACTCACCACCCAGCAGGCATTGCCGAGGTCAGCGATCTTAACCTGCAGCTTGTCAGCATTTAGAGGCTCAAGGGGGTTTATCAGCATGCTTCCTGCTGTGCCTGGCAGAGACAAGAGGAGGGAAGCAGACATGAGCTGATGAGGGACTGACACAAAGCAAAATTCAACTATGTGATCACATAAACTAACCAACTAATAGTTTGGCATGTTGTTGATGGATGACTTTAAATGGGAGGCTGCCCATACAGCGTCTATACAGTTTGCAGTCAAAAGTGTATTTAAAGATGCAATGCAGGATGAGTATCAAACACAAGGTGAAGGGAGTTAGTGAGCAAAGAACAGCATCTATAGGCCCCAGTCTGACTAACACAACCTTAGCTCTGACACGGCCCACTCAGCTTCAGCTAAACTGAAACCATGCTGCCCACACAGTTCAGCGCCTCAGCTGTTTTTGAAGTTCAGTGTATGTGATGTAATGTACACTTCATTACAGGAACTACAGCACAATCTGATTTTAAACGGTTAGGACATCTTTCTCATATGGATTATGCAAAATCAGATTTTAAATATACTGTATTCTGTACTGTAATATATGTATTCAATGTCAAATAATTTTCTATGATTTAATCACTATTCATGTTCCTACAAGGCGTATGCTTGACTTATCACGATCAATATGATAGTTCAATAGTtatcaataaatatttcattttttataaattcaAATCAAATTTCCACTGAGCAGCACTGGTCTAGAACGGTAAGCCTCGGCCTGGATTGTGATTCAAGTGGCAGATGTGTGGAGTGGACATTTATAACCGCATCAGCTACAGTGTGACATCGTAGCTCTGAGACAGCGTCTCTCACATCTCCTGGGCTGTCTAAGGAGATTTGCtatgcgctgccattgctgtaTACACCAGCAGAAAGGTGCCAAAAAGTGGGACATTGTGGCAAAAAAGGTTATTTGGGCAGCCTCTCAACATTTGAtaatgaaaaacacaaaaataataatattaatatttaaaattatatataatattttgtaGCAGACTGTGGAAGTGTGGGTTAAGTGCCCTAAAAACAGATTTCTACCAGAACTTACTGTTCTGGTCGACCTCTTCAATCGCTATTTTTGTTTCCTCTGGAGCATCAATGCCCTCCGCCTTGTTTTCATCGTTCTCCCCCTCCTTTCGCTCTACGGTGATGTCTGGGTTGAGAGATGCAGGGAGTTGCTGCAGGGCAGGGTCAGGCTCTCCGAGTGGGGCATCACAGGCAGGATGCTCCTCCTGGTTACATAATGCATCTTGGGTCTctgtgttttctgattggtttgCATTCTGCTGGTCTTCCTGTTCCTCTGTAAGCTGTTTGGTCTCATGTGCCTCTGGACTGGCCTTGCTCTTTGGCGAGGAAGCTAGGCCGTTGCAGTTGACTTCCATTCTGGTCCCCTCCTTGCCTGCATCCCGTCTCTGTTCACCAAGCGGAGGCGTCTGCTGGGGCTGCTCGTCGGGAGTCGAGTCTGTGGCAAAAAGATTCAGTTTCATTTAATTCCAATgaaagatcattgcttgttaaGACTTGGCACAAAAGTCGAGGTTTATAAGGTTATATGTATATTTTGCCCTGTGTATCACCAATGTGACAGTATTTATGCAAAGACAAGTTGTTTTGTgggtagtattattattattattggtatTTTGCAATTTCGTTGAAATCATAATACACTCGGGCACAGATCATCTGTCCACAAAAATAAGCTTTTAGAgacaaggttttttttatttgtttgttgtcTTTAAAACACAGGTAGACCACCCTAAACAAAGCAGTTACATCTGCTCTCACAGCCAGAGTAGGTGAGTTCACTGGGTGCACCGAAGGTTACGTACTGCAATCTATGATAGCACTACACAGTCTCATTTAAACCGTGCTACACAATCATTTCTGGTAATCAGCATGGCTTTGAGGTAACATCTGACCACAACTAAAAGATGAAGAGTTAAGCACCACTGCTCTTCCAGACATCTCAAATGTACTCAATCTTGTCTTTCTTTGTCCTCAAATTGTTGCACTTGCACAGCCTTCACAAGGGACAATCCCAACAATAAATATGTTagtgtaaagaaaaaaagattagaTGAGCTGCACCCACTCTTGCAGCCCTCAACACCTTCAGTCGAAGTAGGAGCTAAAGCTGACAAATACCGGTGAGCTTATGAGCCATTCAGTATCCAGATTCAGAAGCAGGATGTGGCCACTTATTCACCTGCGCTCGTGTGGTTGGTGATATCTTGAAGAGTGGCCGACATGGAGAGGCTGGCTGAGGAAGCTGTATCTTCCGTGGTCTCTGTTGTCTCCTCgtcatcctcttcctctccacCATCAGGCATTGCTCCCCCCTCCATCTCCTGGATCCTCTTCTCCAACATTTCTGCCTGCTTCTTTTgcttcttcttcatcttcttctttttgttctttgacattttgaccagCTTGGGAGTgatgacaagagaaaaaaaggtttgtGTGCATCTGTGTTCACATAACAAGAAAATGTCGGTTTCgcgtttcgtttgtggtttttgttgcagatttccagtgttcgacgtgtgcctccatgtgttcttgcttcctggtttagca
This genomic window from Cololabis saira isolate AMF1-May2022 chromosome 8, fColSai1.1, whole genome shotgun sequence contains:
- the srpk1b gene encoding SRSF protein kinase 1b isoform X2 codes for the protein MGIRASCRPEAQGRGGGPQQGQADSPLPEQDEEILGSDDDEQEDPNDYCRGGYHHVKIGDLFNGRYHVIRKLGWGHFSTVWLAWDIQEKRFVAMKVVKSAEHYTETALDEIKLLRSVRNTDPRDPSRERVVQLLDDFKISGMNGTHVCMVFEVLGYHLLKWIIKSNYQGLPLPCVKSIIQQVLQGLDYLHTKCKIIHTDIKPENILLTVNEPYIKKMAAEATQWQKSGAAPPSGSAVSTAPAPKPLVKMSKNKKKKMKKKQKKQAEMLEKRIQEMEGGAMPDGGEEEDDEETTETTEDTASSASLSMSATLQDITNHTSADSTPDEQPQQTPPLGEQRRDAGKEGTRMEVNCNGLASSPKSKASPEAHETKQLTEEQEDQQNANQSENTETQDALCNQEEHPACDAPLGEPDPALQQLPASLNPDITVERKEGENDENKAEGIDAPEETKIAIEEVDQNSTAGSMLINPLEPLNADKLQVKIADLGNACWVHKHFTDDIQTRQYRSLEVLIGSGYSTPADIWSTACMAFELATGDYLFEPHSGDDYSRDEDHIALIIELLGKVPRKLILAGKYSKEFFTKKGDLRHITKLKPWGLFDVLMEKYEWSKEEANTFSSFLLPMLDLVPERRATAAQCLSHPWLTS
- the srpk1b gene encoding SRSF protein kinase 1b isoform X1, giving the protein MERKVLAIQARKKRTRPRKPGKKPEAQGRGGGPQQGQADSPLPEQDEEILGSDDDEQEDPNDYCRGGYHHVKIGDLFNGRYHVIRKLGWGHFSTVWLAWDIQEKRFVAMKVVKSAEHYTETALDEIKLLRSVRNTDPRDPSRERVVQLLDDFKISGMNGTHVCMVFEVLGYHLLKWIIKSNYQGLPLPCVKSIIQQVLQGLDYLHTKCKIIHTDIKPENILLTVNEPYIKKMAAEATQWQKSGAAPPSGSAVSTAPAPKPLVKMSKNKKKKMKKKQKKQAEMLEKRIQEMEGGAMPDGGEEEDDEETTETTEDTASSASLSMSATLQDITNHTSADSTPDEQPQQTPPLGEQRRDAGKEGTRMEVNCNGLASSPKSKASPEAHETKQLTEEQEDQQNANQSENTETQDALCNQEEHPACDAPLGEPDPALQQLPASLNPDITVERKEGENDENKAEGIDAPEETKIAIEEVDQNSTAGSMLINPLEPLNADKLQVKIADLGNACWVHKHFTDDIQTRQYRSLEVLIGSGYSTPADIWSTACMAFELATGDYLFEPHSGDDYSRDEDHIALIIELLGKVPRKLILAGKYSKEFFTKKGDLRHITKLKPWGLFDVLMEKYEWSKEEANTFSSFLLPMLDLVPERRATAAQCLSHPWLTS